The DNA window GACGTGGCCGCCGACCCGTGGGAGCTGGCGTGAACGGTGCGACGACGGTCGACGTCGGTGGCCGGCAGGTCCGGCTCACCTCGCTGGACCGCGTCCTCTACCCGGCGACCGGCACCACCAAGGCGGAGGTCGTCGACTACTACGCCCGGATCGCTCCGGTGCTGCTGCCCCAGCTGGCCGACCGGCCCGTGAGCCGGGTGCGCTGGCCGCGAGGGGTCGGGGGCGAGAAGTTCTTCGAGAAGAACGTGCCGGCCGGGGCGCCGTCGTGGGTGCGGCGGCAGACCCTGCTCGCGGAGCCTGAGGACGAGGGCTCGACCGTCATCGAGTTCCCGTTCCTCGACGACGTCGCCTCGCTCGTCTGGTCGGCCAACCTGTCGGCGCTGGAGCTCCACACCCCGCAGTGGAGCGTCGGGCCGCGGGGCGGCTACCGCGGCGTCGACCGGCTGGTCGTCGACCTCGACCCCGGCGAGGGGGCAGGGCTCGACGAGTGCGCGGCCGTCGCCCACCTGGTCGCCGAGCGCCTCGAGGACGACGGGCTCAGCACGGTCCCGGTGACGTCGGGGAGCAAGGGGATGCAGCTGTACGCGCCGTGGCCCGCCCGGCTGGCCCGCGCCCGCGGCAGCACCCGCGCCTACGCCAAGGACCTGGCCGAGGCCCTCGCGCGCGAGCACCGCGCCCTCGTGGTGTCCGACATGAAGAAGGTGCTGCGCCGCGGCAAGGTGCTCGTCGACTGGTCGCAGAACCACCTGGCCAAGACCACGGTGACGCCGTACTCGCTGCGCGGGCGCGAGCTGCCCCGGGTG is part of the Aquipuribacter hungaricus genome and encodes:
- the ligD gene encoding non-homologous end-joining DNA ligase, producing MNGATTVDVGGRQVRLTSLDRVLYPATGTTKAEVVDYYARIAPVLLPQLADRPVSRVRWPRGVGGEKFFEKNVPAGAPSWVRRQTLLAEPEDEGSTVIEFPFLDDVASLVWSANLSALELHTPQWSVGPRGGYRGVDRLVVDLDPGEGAGLDECAAVAHLVAERLEDDGLSTVPVTSGSKGMQLYAPWPARLARARGSTRAYAKDLAEALAREHRALVVSDMKKVLRRGKVLVDWSQNHLAKTTVTPYSLRGRELPRVAAPRSWDEVGDGLAQLSPAEVLDRVAADGDLMEALTA